The nucleotide sequence GAATACATGCCTGGGCAATCACACCGGTATTGACCCCTACCATACCGACCTCCAACCTCTCCGCTACCCTATTAGATCTCGCCAGATCCTTCGTGAAGAAGTATCCTGCTAGACCAACTTCCGAGGAATTCGCTCGGTTgaccacatcatcttcatcatcgaatttGAAAAGTGGTGCCAAAGGTCCGAAAGTCTCTTCTGAAGCTACGTAACATTCTTTCGGTACATCCACTAAGACGGTAGGTTGGAAGAAACATGATTCTCCTTCTGCATTTTCACTCTTGATTCTTGATCCACCGACTAATACTTTAGCTCCTTTTGAGACGGCATCTTGAACGTGTCTTTCGACTTTCTCTACTCCTCTGACATTCACCAATGGACCGATGAGAACCCCTTCATCCATACCGTTTCCTACCTTTAGCGCTTCGACCTTCTCAGCGAGCAAAGAAGCGAATTCATTGTATATCTTGGAGTGGACGAAGATTCGGTTCTGcccaaaaagaaaaaaagagACAACATACCAATCAGATATTTATCATTGACTGTATATTGGGGTATTCTGATACTCACGGCACAAACACATGTCTGACCCGCAGCTCGGAACTTGGAGGCGATCACACCTTTAACGGCAGTTTCGAGATCCGCAtcatcaaagatgataaagctAGATATTTGTCAGCTAAAAGAGCTCGGTTGTGATATATTTGTATACTGTATTCGATACCCACGCTGCATTACCACCTAATTCAAAGGATAGTTTCTTCAAAGTTGAGCTACTCTGCTTCATGAGTAATCTACCCACTGGGGTTGAACCCGTGAACGAGATCTTCGATACTTTGGGGCTACAATAGTTTTAACACCCATTGTCAGCCTCTATTACTTTGCATGTTATTGTTTAACTCACTTTTCACATAATTCCAAACCCGCTGCAGCTTCCCTATCACCTTTGTCCATGACTACCACATTGACCACTCCAGCGGGTATACCGATCCTCTCACACAAGACGGCCATAGCCAAAGCTGAAAGGGGAGTCTCGGCAGGTGCTTTAATCACTACCGTACATCCTGCTGCGAGGGCAGGAGCCATCTTTCGAGTTATCATGGCGTTGGGGAAATTCCTACAGCACATAAATCTTTCATTAACGAGCTGACATTTGAGCAATAGGTGGGAATATGTACATACCAAGGAGTGATCAGACCACACACTCCTATGGGTTGCTTGATGACAATATTTCTCGTACCAGGGTATGGACTAGGGATAGTTTGACCATATGTCCTAAACACGTCACCTAATTCAGTATATGACCCTCGCAGCTGTGGATTTTTACCCACCTCAGCCCCTCAGCAGCATTCCATTGCATGAATGAAGCACCATATGCGATTTCTCCTTTAGCTTCCGCCAGTGGTTTACCATTTTCCACGCAAAGGATCGTACCGAGATCTTGGACATGCTCTTCCATCAACGCATGTAGTTTGAGCAAGTAGGCAGATCGCTGGTAAGCTGTCAAAGCTGCCCATGCAGGCAAAGCAGCTTTGGCGGCATCCTATATCACGACATACATCCAATCAGCAAAGATATCTGTGAGAGAGGTGAATCCGAACCTACAATGGCTTCTGCAACTTGTGTTCTAGGCATATGCGGCATGTCAGCGAGTTTAGCTCCTGTAGCTGGGTTGGTCAAAGGGAAGGTAGCCCCGTCTGATGCCGATACCCATTGTCCGTTGATGTACCCTTGCGAACGGAACAAGTCTGAGTCAGACAGTAAAGCCTAAAGCAGGGCAACATCAGTGACTActgaaagctgaagaggaacgCGAGCTTACAGCGAGGTCTTGAGTTTTGGACATTGTGGATACGGCAATAAGTGGATGTATGAAGACAATCTGGAGAAGGTGCAGATGTACTAGTATGAAATTGACTTTGAGTTGCTCCTACAAGTTGACAGGCAGGTGGATAGCTAGCTAGCTGGAGAGCCAGACAAACGAAATTTCAGAAATCCATACAAGTTACCATTCTACCGAACTGCAAGCATACGTCAAGTTACCGGAATATCGGATACAAGTGATCCTTGGATCTCTCAACTTTGCCGACGCTTCTTCGACTGCTGAGAAGCGTTAGCCGAAGTGGAGGGTTTATTTGGTTCCGATTGACGTCTGGGCCGAAATCCGATACTCGCGAGTAGTGTACCACTTGACTTGGAACGGAGGTGCTGTATCCGGCTAGTTATTGACAGACCAAAGTAGCTGGAATACCTTTCGATAGGTCTCTGGATACACCCACCAAGTTTTCTAGAGTCCACATCTTCTTTGGCTTAGCAAAAATTCCAGCTAAGGAAATCGAGAAAGTACGAACAAAATGTCAACTCGTCAACACAACATCGCCGTCATCGCCGGAGATGGTGGGTATGAGCTATCCCCTATCACTCTTCAGACTTGCCTTGCTGAGGACACATTACTTTAGGTATCGGTATCGAAGTTACCGCATCCACCTTGGAGGTTCTTCGAGCAGTACAGAAGAAACTAGGGGGCTTTGAGCTGAAATTTGATGAACTCGACTACGGAAGTAAGTCAACAGCAACCCACGATCCCATCCATCAGATTTGCTTGGGCACGATGAGACTGACATGGCTGTGATGAATCAGGCGCCCGATACAAAGCTCAAGGATCATATACCCCGGAAGGATGGCTGGAACATCTACGAAAGTCCGATGCTATCTTCTTTGGTGCTGTTGGTGATCCAGATGTCCCGGATCATATCTCATTATGGGACTTGATCTTACCCATGAGACAAAAATTCCAACAATACGTCAATGTGAGACCATCAGCCATCTTACCTGGTATTCCACCAAGGATCACTAATGCCCAACCGGGTGACCTAGATTGGGTGATTATTCGAGAAAACACTGAAGGTTAGTGTTGTACATCCAAACCATACCGTAGCATACCATATCTATTGgatcaaagaagatgaagcgTAGCTAACTTACaacgatggatgataggcGAATATGCAGGTCAAGGTGGTCGAACTCACGTTGGTACAGAATGGGAAACAGCAACGGAAGTAGCTGTGTTCACTCGAAAAGGTGTAGAGAGAGTTATGAGATTCGCATTTGAGACCGCTCGAAAGAGACCACGAAAATTATTGACAGTGGTCAGTAAGAGTAATGCGCAGGTAAATTAATCGAATACCCCATTCTTTCAGAATCTCACCTTATGCTTATACGTTATGGCGATGATAGCGTTACGGTCTGGTCCTCTGGGATGAAGTTGCAGAGATCGTCTCTAAAGACTTCCCCGATGTCAAATGGGATAAAATGCTTGTACGTACTTTCTTCATTTCCAATATGTGTTGCCAGCCTATGTAACATCGCACGTCATAGGTGGACGCAATGACCGTCCGAATGGTCACCAAGCCCAAAACACTCGATACTATCGTTACCACCAACCTCCACGGAGAGTAAGTTCGCTTGACTTTACTCTCTCACAGTTGTGCCGTGACACAGCTAACGCCTTCCTTCCGGTAGCATTCTATCAGACTTGGCAGCGGGAGTATCCGGATCAATCGGTATCGCCCATTCCTCATCTCTTGATCCGACTCGAAAATCTCCATCACTCTTCGAGCCAGTCCACGGGGCTGCTTTCGACATCATGGGTAAGAATCTTGCCAACCCAATTGCAGCTATTATGTCTGCGGCCGAGATGTTGAGGTGGCTGGGTGAAGAAAAAGCTGCTGAGATCATCGAGAAAGCTTGTAAGACCAGTATTGCAAAAGGTCAAACTACAGGTGATCTGGGTGGGAAATTGAAAACTGACGAGGTGACTGATGTGGTCATCAAACTCATAGAGGGTCAATAAGTCTGTATAATTCATAGCCTGGATGCATAGATCTGTTTGATTGCACAGTAGCGTATATGTGGTGAAGTGACACAGCATGCTAGGACAACAAGCGATGTTTACAGTATCCTTCAAAATGCCCTGACACCAGTCAAAGAAGATTCAGGTGAGCTTAAAGCGTACTATCACACAGCTAAACAAGCAAAGCCGGCATGTATTTGGATATGcggttgaggttgttggtGTAACAACAAGTGAGACTAGTCTGTTCTAGATTATGTTTGCATGCATACTGTATACTGGTATATATGATACAGATAACTAAACCTACTTCTTTCCCCATTTCTCTACGATACCTTTACCCAAAGAGACAAGATCGGGAGTGACGAGGTCGGCGGTACCAAAGATCGACTCACATGGATCCAGCTCGTAAGTGGTGGTGTAAGCAGTGAGGAAACCTGCTGATTTCGCAGCGGCGATATCCCAAGCGTGCGAAGCTACACGAAATTCATCAGCTGGGATGCCTTTTTTGCCAGTACACATGATCTGATTGGCACTCACCAGCGAATACAGAGACTTCCCCAGGTTGATCAGACCCAGCTTTCTCCCTTGCGAATTTGTAAACTGCTGGTTCAGGTTTACCAGCTTTGACCATATCGGCGGACAATACATGATCTAATGGCATTTCTACACCGGCATGGTCGAAGTATCCTTTCACCCGGTCAACATTGGCATCGGAACAACACCAAACTTCGAATCCACCGTCTCGGAGAGTTtgcatcatctctttcaatcctGGTCGGGGTTTGAGCTTTTTGTATTCCTCCCTAATATATTCAACATCTTCAGCGGTGAAGAAACCCTCCAAGTCCTCAGCGGGTATACCAGCTTGGAAAAGTACTCTCGTAAGGGTGTTGGACAAGATTTCGAAGAATGGTTTGTACTGTTTGATCTGCGATAGGTAGGAGTAATCTCGCTCCGTACCGCACACCCAGGCGTAGAAGAGGAGTTTGGAAGGGATGCCGTATTTGGCCAACTTGTGGCCTAATCGAGCTTGGAGAGCTTCCGCTCCATTATCGTAGGAGACTGTAGGTGTATGGGGCCAgggtggaagtgatggatGGGTGTTCAGGAAGACGATCCACGATTGTGAGTCGATGAGAAGTGAAGGACGAATCAGGTAGGAAGAGAATGTCAGGTATTATCAGTGACCGTACTCTCCACAACCACAGTTGATAAATTCTGTTTCATTCTCAACTTACAGCAAGTTCCGACAACGTCAACTACGAGATGACTTGTATCAGCGTTACTCCATATAATATGGACACAGGACGACTCACAGACAACAGAAGGCATGATGGATCGATGTGTTCTGATAGGTACTGAATTACAGAGTATACGGCTTGAGAGATACCAGTAGGTATGTTCAAGTATGTAGGAATGTATATGCAAAGGtgatgaaaatgaatatCAAAGTAGTTCATTGAGTTATCTTGGACTGTGGATGTCGAGGTGAATCACATGAGTGACTTTGGTCGGTCCGAGAATGGAGATGACCGATGCTTCGGCTAACAAAACAGGATCTGGATCTCATTTGGAATCGATGGTACCTTGCGACggttgatgaattgatccGCGCTTAGGCCCTCTGTCCCATTCGGCGTTACACCCCTCAGACCCTGAGCCAATCAACAGGCCCAAGAAACAGGAATCGCATCGACTTTGCCTTACTCCTCTTTGTCCGAAATCAGTCATGCTTATCGTCATTTTCTTTCTTGCTTTTTTCTTCAGGCTCTCTCTCCAACCCCCAGCCTTGACCTTTTCTTGCCGACGCATGGGGTCATTACCAATCGGAAGTCTCCATTGCTTTTCGGGTAGAATGATCATGTCAAGGTTGCCGCATGCCTCCTCCTCGGTATTACCGTAATCTTGAGATACTGTCAGAATGTTGAGAAGAGAGTGTCCAGTTGAAAGTTGAAGATAGAAAACTCAGAGTTGACTttcaatgttgatgatccatctcataCACTCACATACTCGAAATCAGCCAAAATGCCTTCTGTAGCTACCACCTCGGAAAttccgcttcttccttcgGCTTCAAAGCCTTTGCCTCTGACCACCTCGACTCAAGGTCTTCAAGATATAGCTGACAAGCACATCACCAAAGGTCTGGGTAGACTTCGTGATCATGTTTTCAAGGAGGGCAAGGGTCTGAGAGTACTCACCACTGTAAGTCATATCTCGTTCACGTGTCACATATGTCTGACGAGGTTGTCATATAGGATAACCAAAGATTGCTCGACTTCACCTCCGGTATTGGAGTGACCTCCCTCGGACATGCTCACCCAGATGTCACTGCTGCTATCGTCGCTCAGGCCCAATCTATCATCCACGTACAATGCGCTATCGGTCTATCTGAACCTTACGTCCAGCTGGTCGAATCGTTGCTCACCATGATGCCCGATCCAAGTCTggacagcttcttcttctggaaCTCGGGTTCTGAAGCTATCGAAGCTGCTATCAAAGTCGCTAGAACCAAAACTAGGAGGAACAACATTGTTGTCATGCAAGGTGGTTACCACGGTAAGTCGATCATCCTTTGCTCTCTACTGTTTATGCTGACAAGTGTACAGGCCGAACTTCCGGTGCTGCCGCTTTGACGCGATCGAaaacctctttcttcaaGGGTACCGGACCCCTCATGGTGAGTACGATTTTCATGTTTTTACTTACCTCATCCCATTTCGCTGACCTCAATGCATATCTAGCCATGCGTGTACACTACTCCATTCCCATACTGGCACGCTATGGGATTACCCAAAGAGACCCCCGAAGAAGTCCTTGTCGAACAAGCTATTCTGGGTATCGAGAATCTGCTTCAACAGCAGACCGCTCCTGAGGACACGGCAGCAATCTTCTTGGAACCTGTTatcggtgaaggtggatacgTACCAACCCCTCCAGCATATATCAAACACCTTCGACAACTCTGTGACAAACACGGTATAATGCTTGTGGTGGATGAAATCCAAACTGGTTTCTGCAGGACTGGAAAGACATTCGCCATCGAACATTCAGGTGTGAGACCTGATTTGATGGTGTTCGCTAAAGGTTTTGCCAATGGTATGCCAATCTCTGGTATCGTCACTCGAAGCGAAATCATGAGTGCTATGCAGCCTGGTTCTTTGGTAAGttcccatccaccaaccGTACATGATTGACCAAGAGCTGATATGGAAGGATGCTTGGTTTAGGGTGGTACATACTCTGGTAACGTCGTTGCATGCGCTGCTGCTCTCGCTACTACTCGATATATGCGAACCCACGATATACTAGGCCATGTCAACGCCAGATCAGAACAGATCTTCAAGGGTTTGAAAGAGATCCAAGCGGATACCGAAAATGGAGGGTGGATGATCGAAGAAGTCAGAGGTCAAGGTGTAAGTATACTATTTTTAATCGTTTGTACTGGTGTTTGcctgatactgatattccGATCGATTGTTAGTTGATGATTGCCATCGAATTCAAAGACCCCAAATCCAAACTTACTGGAAAACACTCAAGAGGCGATATCACCCTTCCAGGAAACCTTAACACACTGGTACAAAACGCATGTTACGATAGGGGTCTTTTGGTGTTGACCACTAGTATCTACCCtgtattgagattgatcccAGCCTT is from Kwoniella botswanensis chromosome 2, complete sequence and encodes:
- a CDS encoding tartrate dehydrogenase codes for the protein MSTRQHNIAVIAGDGIGIEVTASTLEVLRAVQKKLGGFELKFDELDYGSARYKAQGSYTPEGWLEHLRKSDAIFFGAVGDPDVPDHISLWDLILPMRQKFQQYVNVRPSAILPGIPPRITNAQPGDLDWVIIRENTEGEYAGQGGRTHVGTEWETATEVAVFTRKGVERVMRFAFETARKRPRKLLTVVSKSNAQRYGLVLWDEVAEIVSKDFPDVKWDKMLVDAMTVRMVTKPKTLDTIVTTNLHGDILSDLAAGVSGSIGIAHSSSLDPTRKSPSLFEPVHGAAFDIMGKNLANPIAAIMSAAEMLRWLGEEKAAEIIEKACKTSIAKGQTTGDLGGKLKTDEVTDVVIKLIEGQ
- a CDS encoding haloacid dehalogenase, type II codes for the protein MPSVVFDVVGTCFSYDNGAEALQARLGHKLAKYGIPSKLLFYAWVCGTERDYSYLSQIKQYKPFFEILSNTLTRVLFQAGIPAEDLEGFFTAEDVEYIREEYKKLKPRPGLKEMMQTLRDGGFEVWCCSDANVDRVKGYFDHAGVEMPLDHVLSADMVKAGKPEPAVYKFAREKAGSDQPGEVSVFAASHAWDIAAAKSAGFLTAYTTTYELDPCESIFGTADLVTPDLVSLGKGIVEKWGKK
- a CDS encoding 4-aminobutyrate transaminase; this translates as MPSVATTSEIPLLPSASKPLPLTTSTQGLQDIADKHITKGLGRLRDHVFKEGKGLRVLTTDNQRLLDFTSGIGVTSLGHAHPDVTAAIVAQAQSIIHVQCAIGLSEPYVQLVESLLTMMPDPSLDSFFFWNSGSEAIEAAIKVARTKTRRNNIVVMQGGYHGRTSGAAALTRSKTSFFKGTGPLMPCVYTTPFPYWHAMGLPKETPEEVLVEQAILGIENLLQQQTAPEDTAAIFLEPVIGEGGYVPTPPAYIKHLRQLCDKHGIMLVVDEIQTGFCRTGKTFAIEHSGVRPDLMVFAKGFANGMPISGIVTRSEIMSAMQPGSLGGTYSGNVVACAAALATTRYMRTHDILGHVNARSEQIFKGLKEIQADTENGGWMIEEVRGQGLMIAIEFKDPKSKLTGKHSRGDITLPGNLNTLVQNACYDRGLLVLTTSIYPVLRLIPALILSEDEVDEMLSTMKEAVKEVAKAVEGK